The Streptomyces puniciscabiei genomic interval AGTTGGGCGTCGGTGCGCAGCTGTCCACGGGTGTCGTGGTCGTCCTCGGCATCCGGATCTTCTCCAACGCCGCGGCGATCCGGCGGCACGTGTTCCGGGCGTGACATCGATGAGCGAGCAGAACGAGCAGAACGAGCCGGACGAGCAGCCGGAGCAGCAGAAGACGCCGGAGACGCCGGAGTCCCCGCAGAAGGCGGGCGAGCCGGAGAACAGGCTGCGCAGGGAACTGCCCGAGGAGGTACCCGCGCGGGCACCGGAGCGGGAGCAGCAGGCCGAAGGGCAGCTGACCGGACGGCAGCGGCTGATCAAGGGAGTGTGGCCGCCGCGGTTCACCCGGGCCCAACTCATCGTCGCCGTGCTGCTGTTCGGCCTCGGCTTCGGCCTGGCGGTGCAGGTGGCCTCCAACAGCGACACCGACAGCGCGCTGCGCGGCGCACGCCAGGAGGATCTTGTTCGCATCCTCGATGAACTGGATTCGCGTACTCAGCGTCTTGAGGACGAGAAGCAGGGACTCGAGAAGCAGCGCCAGGAACTGCAGAGCAGCTCCGACCAGGCGGCGGAGGCTCGCAAGCAGACGGCCGAGAAGGAGAAGCAACTCGGCATTCTGGCGGGCACCGTGGCGGCGCAGGGTCCCGGCATCACGATGACGATCGAGGACACGAAGGGGACGGTCAAGGCGGACATGCTGCTCGACGCGATCCAGGAGCTGCGCGCGGCCGGTGCGGAGGCGATCCAGGTGAACGGGGTCCGGGTGGTCGCGAGCACCTACTTCACGGACTCGGACAACGGAGTCGGCGTCGATGGGAACAAGATCAACGCCCCCTATCGTTTCAAGGTCATCGGCAAGCCACAGGATCTGGAGCCGGCGCTGAACATCCCGGGAGGCGTGGTGCAGACACTGGAGAAGGAGCAGGCCACGGTGACGGTCCAGCAGTCGGGCAAGATCGTCGTGGACGCCTTGCGACAGGCGAAGCGGCCTGACTACGCTCGATCGTCCTCCCAGTGAACCGGCGGTGCATGGGGGACATCAGGCAGGGGCATGAGGTTGCGGGGGGTCGGCGCACCGAAGGGGTGGTGCGTGGTGGAAACTGTCCGGTGGATACGGACGTTGTGAGAATGTCCGGCTCGGCCGGTGTAGGCAATCAGGGTTCGTCCTGCCCCACGGGCGGGTCTGTTTCGGTCAAGGGGAATCGCCCGTGAAGTTGTTTGCGAAGTTGTTCCGCAAGAGCGCGCGAGAGGGCAGCGACAACGCGACCGCCCGTCACCGCGCGCAGCCTGACGCGGAGGGCCAGCGCCCGCTGTTCCGGGACCAGGTGGCTGGTCCGGGCGGTGACATTTCCGGAGGTCAGGGCGGGGCGTCGGTTGACCCTGCCCAGTCCGGCGGCATAGGTTTCGGGCAACCGTCAACCTCAGGTGCGGGTGGAGGGTTCGCCCCCGGCCCGTACGCGTCCAACGCCCCGGCGGGGCAGCCGCAGGAGGATCCGTCGATGTCGGTCCTGGTGTGTACGAGGTGCGGTAACCGCAACGCGGAGAACGCCCGCTTCTGCTCCAACTGTGGCGCGCCGCTGCGCCCCGGAGTGGCCCCGGAGCGTGCCGCCGAGACGACGTCCACGATCTCGATCTCCGGTCTCGAGGCCTACGACTCCGAGGTCACCGGTCAGACCCAGGTGCCGATGCTGTCGCCGGAGGCGCAGGCCGCGGTGGACGCGCTGCCGATGGGCTCGGCACTGCTGGTGGTGCGCCGCGGACCGAACTCGGGCAGCCGCTTCCTGCTGGACAGCGACCTGACCACGGCCGGCCGTCATCCGCAGAGCGACATCTTCCTGGACGACGTCACGGTCTCGCGCCGGCACGTGGAGTTCCGGCGCCACGCGGACGGCTCGTTCACCGTGGCCGACGTGGGCAGCCTGAACGGCACGTACGTCAACCGCGAGCGGATCGACCAGGTCGCTCTGTCGAACGGTGACGAGGTGCAGATCGGCAAGTACCGGCTGGTGTTCTACGCGAGCCGGCAGGGCATCTGACCCGCCCCCGGACCGGTGTCCGGGGGGACTCCCAGGGAAGGTCCATGCTTCAAACACCGAGCGGCGGTGCCGGAAGCG includes:
- a CDS encoding DUF881 domain-containing protein; protein product: MSEQNEQNEPDEQPEQQKTPETPESPQKAGEPENRLRRELPEEVPARAPEREQQAEGQLTGRQRLIKGVWPPRFTRAQLIVAVLLFGLGFGLAVQVASNSDTDSALRGARQEDLVRILDELDSRTQRLEDEKQGLEKQRQELQSSSDQAAEARKQTAEKEKQLGILAGTVAAQGPGITMTIEDTKGTVKADMLLDAIQELRAAGAEAIQVNGVRVVASTYFTDSDNGVGVDGNKINAPYRFKVIGKPQDLEPALNIPGGVVQTLEKEQATVTVQQSGKIVVDALRQAKRPDYARSSSQ
- a CDS encoding FHA domain-containing protein — encoded protein: MKLFAKLFRKSAREGSDNATARHRAQPDAEGQRPLFRDQVAGPGGDISGGQGGASVDPAQSGGIGFGQPSTSGAGGGFAPGPYASNAPAGQPQEDPSMSVLVCTRCGNRNAENARFCSNCGAPLRPGVAPERAAETTSTISISGLEAYDSEVTGQTQVPMLSPEAQAAVDALPMGSALLVVRRGPNSGSRFLLDSDLTTAGRHPQSDIFLDDVTVSRRHVEFRRHADGSFTVADVGSLNGTYVNRERIDQVALSNGDEVQIGKYRLVFYASRQGI